In one window of Reinekea forsetii DNA:
- the truD gene encoding tRNA pseudouridine(13) synthase TruD yields MNWSRAHPMSLSSGQIKAHNADFRVVERLPETASGEGEHLWVRVLKDGQNTAWVARQLARWAGVGPREVSYAGLKDRHAVTEQTFSVHLPGKLEPSVRLLEVDGLTILDATRHHRKLKTGQLVGNSFRIRIRNTDVPLAQLERNWQTLVEHGVPNYFGPQRFGHGGLNVFNGSEWLLGRAKVQRHLQSIYLSAVRSYFFNRLLAQRVQDGTWNRLIDHDFAQFTEGKAGFYCEEPEATDIDRCALGKVSPCASLPGLSKDDFPGLAARESTQLAAYGELLLALEARQVARHFRKLRVFPESAHFEVIDKDPVVSFFLPAGSFATSVLAELVTDQGLRAGGGDWHE; encoded by the coding sequence ATGAATTGGTCGCGGGCCCATCCAATGAGCTTGTCCTCAGGGCAGATTAAAGCGCACAACGCCGATTTTAGGGTCGTAGAACGCTTACCCGAAACGGCCAGTGGCGAAGGTGAACATCTCTGGGTTAGGGTGTTGAAGGACGGCCAAAATACCGCTTGGGTCGCTCGGCAGTTGGCCCGTTGGGCCGGCGTTGGGCCGCGCGAGGTCAGCTACGCGGGTCTAAAGGACCGCCATGCCGTGACCGAGCAAACCTTCTCGGTGCATTTGCCGGGTAAACTCGAACCCTCGGTAAGGCTGTTAGAGGTCGACGGCCTGACCATACTCGACGCCACTCGGCACCATCGCAAACTGAAAACCGGACAACTGGTGGGGAATTCTTTTCGCATTCGGATCCGCAACACCGACGTGCCCTTGGCGCAATTGGAGCGCAATTGGCAGACCCTGGTTGAGCACGGCGTGCCGAACTATTTTGGCCCGCAACGCTTCGGGCATGGCGGCCTCAATGTCTTCAATGGCAGCGAGTGGCTATTGGGTCGAGCCAAGGTTCAACGACACCTGCAGTCGATTTATCTGTCTGCGGTTCGCTCTTATTTCTTTAATCGGCTGCTTGCCCAGCGTGTTCAAGATGGCACCTGGAACCGTTTAATCGATCATGATTTTGCGCAATTTACCGAGGGTAAGGCCGGTTTTTACTGTGAGGAACCGGAGGCCACGGACATCGACCGCTGTGCCTTGGGCAAGGTGTCGCCCTGCGCCAGCTTACCCGGTCTGTCGAAAGATGACTTCCCCGGCCTAGCGGCTCGAGAATCGACCCAGTTGGCAGCTTATGGTGAATTGTTACTGGCTTTAGAGGCACGACAGGTGGCGCGGCATTTTCGCAAATTACGAGTATTCCCCGAGTCGGCCCATTTTGAAGTGATCGATAAGGATCCCGTGGTCTCCTTCTTTTTGCCCGCGGGTAGCTTCGCTACATCGGTATTGGCGGAATTGGTGACCGACCAAGGCCTGCGCGCAGGTGGAGGCGATTGGCATGAATAG
- a CDS encoding protein-L-isoaspartate(D-aspartate) O-methyltransferase gives MNREPDMLRGIGMTSQRTRARLIERLVEQGISNFRVLACFETIPRHLFVDEALGHKAYEDVSLPIGYAQTLSQPYIVARMSELVLAAPHHERVLEIGTGSGFQTSVLASLVDEVYSVERIQPLQEKARQRLAILNLKNVWLKLADGFMGWPDEAPFDVIIGTAAPSVPPPELLDQLIPDGGRLIMPIGETEQFLTVIEKHGDELIIEQIEPVLFVPMLTGIKAK, from the coding sequence ATGAATAGAGAACCGGATATGTTGCGCGGCATCGGTATGACGTCGCAACGCACCCGAGCCCGATTAATTGAACGCTTGGTCGAACAGGGCATCAGTAATTTCCGCGTGTTGGCCTGCTTTGAAACCATTCCGCGCCATCTGTTTGTCGATGAAGCCCTAGGGCATAAAGCCTATGAGGATGTGTCACTGCCGATCGGCTATGCGCAAACCCTGTCACAACCCTATATAGTGGCGCGTATGTCGGAGCTGGTCTTGGCTGCACCGCATCATGAACGAGTCTTGGAGATTGGTACCGGCTCAGGCTTTCAAACCTCGGTCTTGGCCAGTCTGGTCGATGAAGTTTACAGTGTCGAACGGATTCAGCCCTTACAAGAGAAAGCACGGCAACGCTTAGCGATCCTTAACCTGAAAAATGTTTGGTTAAAGCTGGCCGATGGCTTTATGGGCTGGCCCGATGAAGCGCCCTTCGACGTTATAATCGGTACCGCCGCGCCCAGCGTGCCGCCGCCGGAATTACTCGATCAGCTGATCCCGGACGGCGGTCGTTTGATTATGCCGATTGGTGAAACCGAGCAGTTTTTAACAGTTATCGAAAAACACGGCGATGAGTTGATTATCGAACAAATAGAACCGGTGCTCTTTGTGCCTATGTTGACAGGAATTAAAGCCAAGTGA
- a CDS encoding DUF368 domain-containing protein, with the protein MRKEQWLWLIKGAAMGAADAVPGVSGGTIALITGIYERFIGALASFRPSLWRFIRVGDFRGLWQAIDGRFLAFLGAGILVSLFSVLSLMDYLLSTAAPVVWSFFMGVILVSLWQLSRGRRWLWQDATLLMMGLAISLVFATASGMPVTVTPLTLVLGGMLAISAMLLPGISGSFMLVLLGLYPVVVEAVHERNLPIVLWVALGCAIGIISFSRFLQWLLHNWHERVISFMLGFVAGALVKVWPWQDSGRWFLPEQYSAVSGLENWLLLSVLSMILGVVIGNFMKNKA; encoded by the coding sequence GTGAGAAAAGAGCAGTGGTTGTGGTTAATCAAGGGTGCCGCAATGGGGGCGGCCGATGCAGTTCCGGGCGTGTCGGGTGGCACGATAGCGCTGATTACCGGTATTTATGAACGCTTTATTGGTGCCTTAGCGAGTTTTCGGCCGTCTCTCTGGCGTTTCATTCGCGTCGGCGATTTTCGCGGCCTATGGCAAGCTATCGATGGCCGGTTTCTAGCCTTTCTCGGTGCCGGCATTCTGGTCAGCCTATTTTCGGTGCTGAGCCTGATGGATTACCTGCTGTCGACGGCTGCACCGGTAGTTTGGTCGTTCTTTATGGGCGTGATCCTAGTGTCCTTGTGGCAACTAAGCCGCGGGCGTCGCTGGCTTTGGCAGGACGCAACCTTGTTAATGATGGGTTTGGCGATTTCCTTAGTGTTTGCTACCGCATCGGGCATGCCGGTCACGGTCACACCGCTTACCCTCGTCCTGGGCGGCATGCTGGCAATCTCTGCTATGCTCTTGCCCGGCATATCCGGCTCTTTTATGTTGGTTTTGCTTGGCCTATACCCGGTGGTGGTAGAGGCTGTCCACGAGCGCAATCTCCCCATCGTGTTATGGGTGGCTTTGGGTTGTGCGATCGGGATAATCAGTTTTAGCCGTTTTTTGCAATGGTTGCTGCATAATTGGCACGAACGCGTGATCAGTTTTATGCTCGGATTTGTGGCCGGCGCTCTGGTCAAGGTATGGCCATGGCAAGATTCCGGCCGGTGGTTCCTGCCCGAGCAATACTCTGCCGTTAGCGGACTCGAAAATTGGCTTCTATTATCTGTTCTATCGATGATCTTGGGTGTGGTGATCGGTAACTTTATGAAAAATAAGGCCTAA
- a CDS encoding peptidoglycan DD-metalloendopeptidase family protein: MNSARFSSLEPNGVDSRYASTSPSRTTALSVANPDFYLVKSGDTLYSIAFRFGLDYQRLANGNGIGMDYRIVVGQSITLKESNQVAQSQSPVQSVPAKKASTPVQVSVTKKNSSKSVIKSDKKETVTGPADPWTWPHKGKIVRTFVVGSSSNKGIDIGGQIGDSVLAATSGTVVYAGNGLPGYGNLIIIEHRNSLLSAYAFAEQILVKEKDRVQVGQQIATMGTQGDEPSLHFEIRKNGKPVDPQRILPGR; encoded by the coding sequence ATGAATTCGGCGCGGTTTTCGTCTTTGGAGCCGAACGGCGTCGATTCGCGTTATGCCTCGACTAGCCCATCTAGGACCACAGCGCTGTCAGTCGCTAATCCCGATTTTTATCTGGTTAAATCTGGCGATACCCTTTACTCCATTGCCTTCCGCTTCGGGTTGGATTACCAGCGCCTAGCCAACGGAAATGGTATCGGGATGGATTATCGGATAGTCGTGGGGCAGTCGATCACCTTAAAAGAGTCCAATCAAGTCGCTCAATCTCAATCACCTGTCCAATCCGTACCCGCAAAAAAAGCGTCAACCCCGGTCCAAGTTTCTGTTACAAAAAAGAACAGTTCAAAAAGCGTCATAAAATCGGACAAAAAGGAGACTGTCACCGGTCCGGCCGATCCATGGACCTGGCCTCATAAAGGGAAAATAGTTCGAACGTTTGTTGTCGGTTCGTCCTCTAATAAGGGCATTGATATCGGCGGTCAAATTGGGGATTCTGTATTGGCAGCGACGAGCGGAACAGTCGTCTACGCTGGCAATGGTTTGCCTGGATATGGCAACCTGATCATCATTGAACACCGTAATTCGCTTCTCAGCGCTTACGCTTTTGCCGAGCAAATCTTGGTGAAGGAAAAGGACCGTGTTCAGGTCGGCCAGCAAATTGCAACGATGGGTACACAGGGCGATGAGCCTAGTCTGCACTTCGAAATTCGCAAGAATGGCAAACCGGTTGATCCACAAAGGATATTGCCCGGACGGTAA
- the rpoS gene encoding RNA polymerase sigma factor RpoS, with translation MTATLDYDEVAGLDDDALEEAPDQERSEEREFQDALSANGSMQRSLDATQLYLNEIGFSPLLSSEEEVYFARLARKGDAAGRKRMIESNLRLVVKIARRYLNRGLTLLDLIEEGNLGLIRAVEKFDPERGFRFSTYATWWIRQTIERSIMNQTRTIRLPIHVVKELNVYLRASRELAQKLDHEPTPYDIAELLEKPVADVKKMLALNERVTSIDTPVGISSDKSLLDTIADDRANDPSDFLQSEDLKAGIDRWLDELSEKQREVVARRFGLRGYETSTLEDVGHEIGLTRERVRQIQVESLRRLRDIMEKQGLNSNALFGA, from the coding sequence ATGACAGCAACACTCGACTACGACGAAGTAGCGGGTCTGGATGATGATGCACTGGAGGAGGCGCCGGACCAAGAACGTTCCGAAGAGAGAGAGTTTCAGGATGCCTTGTCAGCCAACGGATCGATGCAGCGATCGCTCGATGCCACCCAATTATATTTAAATGAGATCGGTTTTTCACCCCTGCTCAGCTCTGAGGAAGAAGTATATTTTGCCCGTTTAGCCCGTAAAGGCGATGCCGCCGGGCGCAAGCGGATGATTGAAAGTAACTTACGACTGGTGGTGAAGATTGCCCGTCGGTATCTGAATCGTGGCCTGACCCTGCTCGATCTGATCGAAGAAGGCAATCTTGGTTTGATTCGCGCCGTTGAGAAATTTGATCCAGAGCGCGGTTTTCGCTTCTCCACCTACGCAACCTGGTGGATTCGGCAAACCATTGAACGCTCGATCATGAATCAGACCCGCACCATCCGTCTACCGATTCACGTAGTTAAAGAACTTAATGTCTATTTGCGCGCTTCCCGTGAGTTAGCGCAAAAGCTCGACCATGAACCGACCCCCTATGATATTGCCGAGCTGTTGGAAAAACCCGTTGCCGATGTTAAAAAGATGCTCGCCCTGAATGAGCGGGTGACCTCAATCGATACGCCGGTTGGCATTAGCTCGGATAAGAGTCTGCTCGATACCATTGCCGACGACCGGGCCAACGATCCTTCTGACTTTTTGCAGAGTGAAGACTTGAAGGCCGGTATCGATCGATGGTTGGACGAGCTGTCGGAGAAGCAGCGCGAAGTAGTGGCGCGTCGATTTGGCCTGCGCGGTTATGAAACCAGCACGCTTGAGGATGTTGGCCATGAGATTGGTTTGACGCGCGAACGGGTGCGCCAGATTCAGGTCGAGTCTTTGCGTCGATTACGCGATATAATGGAAAAACAGGGTTTGAATTCAAACGCCTTATTCGGCGCCTAA
- a CDS encoding LysE family translocator: MTVESSLTFFLAVFIFGITPGPGVFAILSRALVSGARSCVLLALGMVISDILYLIAACFGLAALATHWEGAFSVVRWLGAAYLLYLGWKMWTAPRQLNGAPTSLRSSAALLSFMQGFLISASNPKVILFYIAFLPTFIDLSLLTGRDIALVSLLTLVSLMLGLNLIAFFAGRSRRFFESERGARVLNRSAGSIMMGAGVFLLVRT, translated from the coding sequence ATGACCGTCGAATCGTCCCTCACTTTTTTTCTCGCGGTGTTTATTTTCGGCATCACCCCGGGCCCCGGTGTGTTCGCCATCTTGTCTCGGGCGCTGGTCAGCGGTGCTCGCTCTTGTGTGCTGTTAGCCCTGGGCATGGTGATCAGTGACATCCTCTATCTCATTGCCGCTTGCTTCGGTTTAGCGGCCTTAGCGACCCATTGGGAGGGCGCCTTTAGCGTCGTGCGCTGGCTCGGTGCCGCTTATCTGTTGTACCTGGGTTGGAAGATGTGGACGGCGCCCAGGCAGCTCAATGGCGCACCGACGTCGTTACGCAGCAGTGCTGCGCTGCTCAGCTTTATGCAGGGTTTCCTTATATCCGCGTCAAATCCAAAGGTCATACTGTTCTATATCGCTTTTCTGCCGACCTTTATCGACTTGTCGCTCCTGACCGGTCGGGACATCGCGTTGGTCAGCCTACTGACCCTAGTGAGTCTGATGTTGGGGCTGAACTTAATTGCCTTCTTTGCCGGTCGATCGCGGCGCTTCTTTGAATCGGAGCGGGGCGCTCGGGTGCTCAACCGCAGTGCGGGGTCGATTATGATGGGGGCTGGAGTCTTCCTACTGGTTCGGACTTAG
- the fdxA gene encoding ferredoxin FdxA: protein MAFIVLENCIKCKYTDCVEVCPVDCFYEGPNFLVIHPDECIDCALCEPECPAEAILSEDEVPADQIDFIELNAELAEIWPNITEQKTALPDADAQNGQPGKRAFLER from the coding sequence ATGGCCTTTATCGTTTTAGAAAACTGCATTAAATGCAAATATACCGACTGTGTCGAAGTGTGCCCGGTCGACTGCTTTTACGAAGGCCCCAACTTTCTAGTAATTCATCCCGACGAATGCATCGATTGCGCCTTATGCGAACCCGAATGCCCCGCGGAAGCAATACTGTCTGAAGATGAGGTGCCGGCCGACCAAATTGACTTTATCGAGCTCAATGCCGAATTGGCCGAAATCTGGCCCAATATCACCGAACAAAAAACCGCCTTGCCCGATGCCGATGCGCAAAACGGCCAGCCCGGTAAACGCGCCTTCTTGGAACGCTAG
- the mutS gene encoding DNA mismatch repair protein MutS: MKNLKSHDQHTPMMQQYLRIKQDHPNDLIFYRMGDFYELFFDDAKDAARLLDITLTKRGQSAGAPIPMAGIPYHAAENYIARIVQSGRTVAICEQIGDPATSKGPVERKVVRVLTPGTLTDEAYLSDQQENLLTAVIQSGEQWGLAVLDMASGRFNVQELASSVDAYGELERLQPSELLYPEDTQAPLLSCQPSMKPQSGWLYDLDSAVERLSQQLGTRDLAGFGVSDMTLALRAAGCLLNYAQETQRGALPHIRSLTPEHHSDSVLIDGATRRNLEIDINVRGEAGNTLFSLMDHCSTAMGSRLLRRWLNRPLRNQDLLRLRQAAVQTLLIDFRFENFASTLKPIGDIERVLTRIALGSARPRDLIRLREALHALPTLVDQLAECDSPLLSAIQAKLAADPQWAIELDRAVKDNPPAVMREGGVIADGYDAELDELRGLDSNAGDYLLALEQTEKAQTGLSSLKVGYNRVHGYYIEISRSQSEKAPLSYIRRQTLKNAERFITPELKAFEDKALSARSRALTREKFLYEDLIQRLGDDLAPLQTFCLALVELDVLNCLAQCADQYSWTQPTLTEAPQIHIIAGRHPVIEALLSGPFVPNDTQLDGEHSLQIITGPNMGGKSTYMRQVALIALLAYIGSYVPAESATIGALDRIYTRMGSSDDVAGGRSTFMVEMTETANILHNATPNSLVIMDEVGRGTSTFDGLSLAWAAAAELVTRVKALTLFATHYFEMTAMAENQAGIANVHLDATEHDDRLVFLHRVQPGPASQSYGIQVARLAGVPEPVIQHARGKLAELEALNVGAVGPAPAQSITAQADLFARAQHPIVDALLSLDLDNMSAKQALDWLYSSKKRI, translated from the coding sequence ATGAAGAACCTCAAGTCTCACGACCAACATACACCGATGATGCAGCAGTATTTAAGAATCAAGCAGGACCATCCCAACGATCTAATCTTTTATCGCATGGGCGATTTCTACGAACTGTTTTTTGATGATGCCAAAGATGCGGCGCGCCTGCTCGACATTACGCTGACTAAAAGAGGTCAAAGTGCAGGCGCCCCAATTCCGATGGCTGGTATTCCCTATCATGCGGCTGAAAACTATATTGCCCGCATCGTACAGAGCGGTCGCACAGTCGCAATTTGCGAGCAGATTGGTGACCCAGCCACCAGCAAGGGACCGGTCGAACGCAAGGTCGTACGGGTGCTCACCCCCGGCACCCTGACCGATGAGGCCTACCTCAGTGATCAGCAGGAAAACCTACTCACGGCGGTCATTCAATCCGGCGAACAATGGGGCCTGGCCGTGCTCGATATGGCCAGTGGTCGTTTCAATGTGCAGGAGCTGGCCTCCTCGGTCGATGCCTATGGCGAGCTGGAACGGTTACAGCCGAGTGAACTGCTCTATCCGGAAGACACCCAGGCACCGCTATTGAGTTGCCAACCCTCCATGAAACCCCAATCGGGCTGGCTCTATGATCTCGACAGCGCCGTGGAGCGTTTAAGCCAACAGCTCGGTACTCGCGATCTGGCCGGTTTCGGTGTCAGCGACATGACGCTGGCCTTGCGCGCCGCCGGGTGCCTGCTCAACTATGCCCAAGAAACGCAACGCGGCGCGCTGCCGCACATCCGTTCGTTGACCCCAGAACACCACAGCGACAGTGTGTTGATCGACGGCGCCACGCGCCGTAATCTGGAAATTGATATCAATGTCCGTGGCGAAGCGGGCAATACGCTCTTTTCCCTGATGGACCATTGCAGCACGGCCATGGGCAGCCGGCTGTTACGCCGCTGGCTCAATCGCCCACTGCGCAACCAGGATCTATTACGCCTGCGCCAGGCCGCCGTACAAACCTTGCTGATCGATTTTCGCTTTGAGAACTTTGCTAGCACCCTAAAACCGATCGGCGATATCGAGCGGGTGCTGACCCGTATCGCACTCGGCTCGGCGCGGCCGCGCGATCTAATCCGGTTGCGCGAGGCCCTGCATGCCCTCCCAACCCTAGTCGATCAGCTGGCAGAGTGCGACAGCCCACTATTATCGGCCATTCAGGCCAAGCTGGCAGCCGATCCGCAATGGGCCATTGAATTGGATCGGGCCGTTAAAGACAATCCGCCCGCAGTGATGCGTGAGGGCGGTGTAATTGCCGACGGTTATGACGCCGAATTGGATGAACTACGCGGATTGGACAGCAACGCCGGCGATTATCTGCTGGCCCTGGAGCAGACCGAGAAGGCCCAGACTGGGCTCTCGAGTTTGAAGGTTGGCTACAATCGGGTACACGGCTATTACATCGAAATCAGTCGCAGTCAGTCTGAAAAAGCCCCCCTGTCCTATATCCGCCGGCAAACCCTAAAAAACGCCGAACGATTTATTACCCCGGAACTGAAGGCCTTCGAAGACAAGGCGCTGAGCGCGCGCAGCCGCGCCTTGACGCGGGAGAAGTTTCTCTATGAGGATCTTATTCAACGTCTCGGTGACGACCTAGCTCCCTTGCAGACGTTCTGCCTTGCACTGGTCGAGCTGGATGTCCTAAATTGCTTGGCCCAGTGTGCCGATCAATACAGCTGGACCCAACCCACTCTGACCGAAGCGCCCCAAATTCACATCATAGCCGGACGCCACCCGGTGATCGAAGCGCTATTGTCCGGGCCCTTTGTGCCCAATGACACCCAACTGGATGGCGAACACAGCCTGCAAATCATCACTGGTCCGAATATGGGCGGCAAATCAACCTATATGCGCCAGGTCGCGCTGATTGCCCTTCTGGCCTACATCGGCAGCTATGTCCCGGCCGAGTCGGCGACCATTGGCGCGCTCGATCGCATCTATACCCGCATGGGCTCGTCCGATGATGTCGCCGGTGGGCGCTCAACCTTTATGGTTGAGATGACCGAGACGGCTAATATCTTGCACAATGCGACACCCAATAGCCTAGTGATCATGGATGAGGTCGGGCGCGGCACCAGTACTTTCGATGGTTTATCGCTGGCCTGGGCCGCAGCGGCTGAACTGGTGACCCGAGTTAAGGCATTGACCCTCTTTGCCACGCACTATTTCGAAATGACCGCTATGGCCGAAAACCAAGCCGGCATCGCCAACGTCCATCTTGATGCGACCGAACACGACGATCGGCTGGTGTTTTTACATCGCGTTCAGCCCGGGCCGGCGTCGCAGAGTTATGGTATTCAAGTTGCCCGATTAGCCGGTGTGCCAGAACCGGTTATCCAGCATGCTCGAGGTAAATTGGCCGAACTGGAAGCACTCAATGTCGGCGCAGTTGGACCGGCTCCGGCCCAGTCGATAACGGCCCAGGCGGATCTCTTTGCGCGCGCCCAACATCCGATTGTCGATGCCCTGTTGTCGTTGGACTTGGATAACATGAGTGCCAAGCAGGCATTGGATTGGCTCTATAGCAGCAAGAAACGAATATAG
- a CDS encoding CinA family protein, protein MLAQLAQTLLARKLTLSSVESCTGGGLAAQCTDLPGSSAWFLGSVVTYANSMKLQLGVDPHVLAEQGAVSAAVVSAMAQKGLEYCASDWCVAISGVAGPDGGSAEKPVGTVWLAWAQGDQVWSERQLFSGSRQQIRQQAIDRALGKLLILLN, encoded by the coding sequence TTGTTAGCTCAACTGGCGCAAACACTATTAGCACGCAAACTCACCCTCAGTTCGGTCGAATCATGCACCGGCGGCGGTTTGGCCGCCCAATGCACGGACTTGCCAGGCAGTTCGGCCTGGTTTCTCGGCAGCGTTGTGACCTATGCTAACTCGATGAAATTGCAATTGGGAGTTGATCCGCACGTTCTAGCCGAGCAGGGCGCGGTCAGCGCCGCTGTGGTCTCCGCGATGGCACAGAAGGGCCTAGAATATTGCGCCTCAGATTGGTGTGTCGCGATCAGTGGCGTCGCCGGTCCGGATGGTGGTAGTGCCGAAAAGCCGGTGGGCACTGTCTGGCTGGCCTGGGCCCAGGGCGATCAAGTCTGGTCAGAGCGCCAACTATTTTCCGGGTCGCGCCAGCAAATTCGCCAGCAGGCGATCGATCGGGCACTAGGCAAATTGCTTATATTATTAAATTAA
- the recA gene encoding recombinase RecA codes for MDTNKEKALAAALGQIERQFGKGSVMRMGDQEIVDIPAISTGSLGLDIALGIGGLPKGRVVEIYGPESSGKTTLTLQVIAEAQKAGGTCAFIDAEHALDVQYAGKLGVQVDDLLVSQPDTGEQALEIADMLVRSNAIDVIVIDSVAALVPKAEIEGEMGDHHMGLQARLMSQALRKITGNIKTANCLVIFINQIRMKIGVMFGNPETTTGGNALKFYASVRLDIRRTGTIKDGDEVIGSETRVKVVKNKVAPPFKQAEFQIMYGKGIYHMGEVIDLGVKIGLVEKSGAWYAYAGNKIGQGKANAARFLTDNPEIAQEIEAAVRLEYLSKDSVEPKATGKAAKDAKAKDAKAKDKAADKAPEIALDAATDTKDV; via the coding sequence ATGGATACCAATAAAGAAAAAGCATTAGCCGCCGCCCTAGGTCAAATTGAACGCCAATTCGGCAAGGGATCCGTTATGCGCATGGGCGATCAAGAGATTGTCGACATTCCAGCCATTTCGACAGGCTCGTTGGGTCTCGATATAGCCTTGGGCATAGGCGGTCTTCCTAAGGGGCGTGTGGTCGAAATCTACGGTCCTGAGTCGTCTGGTAAAACCACACTCACGCTACAGGTAATCGCTGAGGCCCAAAAGGCCGGCGGCACCTGCGCCTTTATTGATGCCGAGCATGCGCTCGATGTGCAGTATGCCGGCAAGCTCGGTGTGCAGGTCGACGACCTGTTAGTCTCGCAACCGGATACCGGTGAACAGGCCTTGGAAATTGCCGATATGTTGGTGCGTTCAAATGCCATTGATGTGATCGTAATTGACTCCGTCGCAGCGCTGGTGCCTAAGGCTGAGATCGAAGGTGAGATGGGCGATCATCACATGGGCCTGCAAGCCCGGTTGATGTCTCAAGCCTTGCGTAAAATCACCGGCAATATCAAGACGGCAAACTGCTTGGTTATCTTTATTAACCAGATTCGCATGAAAATAGGCGTGATGTTTGGTAACCCAGAAACCACAACCGGTGGTAATGCGCTAAAGTTTTACGCCTCCGTGCGACTCGATATTCGTCGCACTGGTACGATCAAGGATGGCGACGAGGTTATCGGCTCCGAGACACGCGTTAAGGTCGTTAAAAACAAGGTCGCTCCGCCCTTTAAACAGGCAGAGTTCCAGATTATGTACGGTAAGGGTATTTACCACATGGGTGAGGTCATCGACCTGGGCGTGAAGATTGGTTTGGTGGAGAAGTCCGGTGCCTGGTATGCCTATGCGGGTAATAAGATCGGTCAGGGCAAGGCCAATGCAGCTCGCTTCCTGACCGATAATCCTGAGATAGCCCAAGAGATCGAAGCCGCGGTGCGCTTAGAATACCTCAGCAAAGACTCGGTTGAGCCGAAGGCTACCGGTAAGGCCGCGAAAGACGCCAAGGCAAAAGATGCTAAGGCAAAGGACAAAGCTGCTGACAAGGCGCCCGAAATCGCCCTGGATGCCGCTACTGACACCAAGGACGTTTAA
- a CDS encoding regulatory protein RecX: MSIWNTSLNILARREHSRFEMRRKLLTRFPEEADEIEAVLDRLVSRDLQSDARFVGLWLSMQINRSRGPIRIRYEARAKGVEQLIDAALAERDIDWFEQALDCAQRKFPSGIADEQRAKAYRFLSYRGFETDAIHYALTELRLNRSTNSSFDD; the protein is encoded by the coding sequence TTGTCTATTTGGAACACGTCCTTAAACATCTTGGCTCGACGCGAACACTCCCGTTTTGAAATGCGGCGCAAGTTGCTGACCCGGTTTCCCGAAGAAGCTGACGAGATCGAAGCGGTGCTCGATCGTTTGGTGAGTCGAGACCTGCAGAGCGATGCACGCTTTGTCGGCCTCTGGTTGTCCATGCAGATTAACAGGTCCCGTGGCCCGATCCGCATTCGCTATGAAGCCCGCGCAAAAGGCGTTGAACAGCTAATCGACGCCGCCTTAGCTGAACGTGACATTGACTGGTTCGAACAGGCTTTAGACTGTGCCCAGCGCAAATTTCCTAGCGGCATTGCCGATGAACAACGCGCCAAGGCCTATCGCTTCTTAAGCTATCGTGGCTTTGAAACAGACGCCATTCATTACGCCTTAACGGAACTGCGCTTGAACCGGTCGACAAATTCATCCTTTGACGACTAA